The following proteins come from a genomic window of Cronobacter muytjensii ATCC 51329:
- a CDS encoding TetR/AcrR family transcriptional regulator translates to MKQGFANTTIEQIVEPLGIARRTFFRYFKTKEELVFAWHAEKTVELVEVLKSRPAKERPLDAVCATMATTLKRYDANPELAFALVRLLKETPALLAKECEKRMDRELALAAALVEREGKQGLIPLKARIIVGAVTSAWMAALDEWYADGGQADLRPIMASAFALVHEL, encoded by the coding sequence TTGAAACAAGGCTTCGCCAATACCACCATCGAGCAGATCGTCGAACCCCTGGGCATCGCGCGGCGTACCTTCTTTCGGTACTTCAAGACCAAGGAGGAACTGGTCTTCGCGTGGCACGCAGAGAAGACTGTGGAGTTGGTCGAGGTGTTGAAGAGCAGGCCCGCCAAGGAGCGCCCCTTGGACGCGGTTTGCGCAACCATGGCGACGACCCTCAAGCGCTACGACGCGAATCCAGAGCTTGCCTTCGCTCTGGTACGCCTTCTGAAAGAGACACCGGCCTTGCTCGCCAAGGAATGCGAAAAGCGGATGGACCGGGAACTGGCGCTTGCTGCTGCATTGGTGGAGCGAGAAGGCAAGCAGGGTCTGATCCCCCTCAAAGCGCGCATCATCGTTGGTGCGGTCACGTCAGCGTGGATGGCAGCGCTGGATGAGTGGTATGCCGACGGCGGGCAGGCAGACCTGCGGCCCATCATGGCAAGCGCGTTCGCATTGGTTCACGAGCTGTGA
- a CDS encoding efflux RND transporter periplasmic adaptor subunit — protein sequence MSPEQEHPRNSPTPGHLRRNRVAYAIGAIAVVAAALALVFVQRDRSPAEVTPAATPALTVTSAAPREVSWPLQIKATGAIAAWEEASIGSQIGGYQLIDVRVNVGDVVKKGQVIARFDRALLEAEHAQLKANADQAAANRQRGLALQRSSAMSDQDVLQLVTQSKTADALLAANALRLRYTDVRAPDDGVISARTATLGTVVPVGQELFRMIRQGRLEWRGELTAGQLAQVKIGQEVTLELPDGNTATATVRQTSPVLDSASRLAIVYADLRPGSSARAGMYASGSLGLGSGAALVVPAESVVIRDGRSHVLALADASATPRVSLRSVTVGRRNGREVEITDGLGKDEHVVVQGAGFLKDRDLVRISQGRPAGAAKP from the coding sequence ATGAGCCCAGAACAAGAGCACCCCCGCAATTCGCCCACTCCTGGTCACCTGCGCAGGAACCGGGTCGCGTATGCCATCGGGGCCATCGCCGTCGTTGCGGCGGCGCTGGCGCTCGTCTTCGTGCAGCGCGATCGGAGCCCGGCCGAAGTTACTCCCGCCGCCACGCCAGCGCTCACCGTGACAAGCGCCGCGCCACGCGAGGTGTCTTGGCCGCTGCAAATCAAAGCCACCGGCGCGATTGCCGCATGGGAAGAAGCCAGCATCGGCTCGCAGATCGGCGGCTACCAACTCATCGACGTTCGCGTCAACGTCGGGGACGTTGTGAAAAAGGGCCAGGTGATCGCCCGTTTCGATCGCGCGCTGTTGGAGGCGGAACACGCGCAACTGAAGGCGAATGCCGATCAAGCGGCCGCCAACCGCCAGCGCGGTCTGGCGTTGCAGCGTAGCAGCGCCATGAGCGATCAGGACGTGCTGCAGCTCGTGACCCAATCCAAGACCGCCGATGCCTTGCTCGCGGCCAATGCGCTACGGCTGCGCTACACCGACGTCAGGGCGCCCGATGATGGTGTCATCAGCGCCAGAACGGCGACCCTTGGCACCGTCGTCCCGGTGGGCCAGGAATTGTTCCGGATGATTCGCCAGGGGCGCCTGGAATGGCGTGGCGAGCTGACGGCGGGACAACTGGCCCAAGTCAAGATCGGCCAGGAAGTCACGCTTGAACTTCCCGACGGCAACACCGCGACGGCGACCGTTCGACAGACTTCGCCCGTGCTGGACAGCGCCTCGCGCCTGGCCATCGTCTATGCCGACCTCCGACCAGGTAGCTCGGCCCGGGCTGGCATGTACGCCAGCGGCAGCCTTGGGCTGGGGAGCGGCGCGGCGCTGGTCGTGCCCGCCGAGAGCGTCGTCATTCGCGATGGGCGCAGCCATGTGCTCGCGTTGGCCGACGCCAGCGCAACGCCCCGGGTGTCGCTGCGAAGCGTCACTGTCGGCCGGCGCAATGGCCGGGAGGTCGAGATCACCGACGGGCTTGGCAAAGATGAACACGTCGTCGTCCAGGGCGCAGGGTTCCTCAAGGACCGTGATCTGGTGCGCATCTCCCAAGGCCGTCCGGCAGGAGCGGCCAAGCCATGA
- a CDS encoding MipA/OmpV family protein translates to MSSRLHCAARLRRQPSYAALPILVAGIFSTPAAVAQTDDTKRSARGQAMAEAERSESTWGIGVAGGMQYRVYRDFDNRVRGLPMITYENKWIQVAGPGLDVKLPSLGPVSFRLRGRYAMDEFDSGDSPYFAGMRDRDSSFWVGGAAIWRSGIANLSAEVLTDAMSNSKGTRATLQIDRRFTAGPIGLTPRLAAEWVDSKYVDYYYGVRSDEAQSWRPAYSGSSSVNTEIGLRVDWQPVPKHTVFLDMGAKHMGSSIRNSPLVEKSTQYGVGLGYLYRF, encoded by the coding sequence ATGTCATCACGCCTTCATTGCGCAGCCCGGCTGCGACGCCAGCCGTCTTATGCGGCGCTGCCGATTCTGGTCGCCGGCATTTTCTCCACTCCCGCCGCCGTTGCTCAGACCGACGATACGAAGAGGTCCGCGAGAGGCCAGGCCATGGCCGAAGCCGAGCGCAGTGAATCGACATGGGGGATCGGCGTCGCCGGTGGCATGCAGTACCGCGTTTACCGGGACTTCGATAACCGCGTGCGTGGCTTGCCGATGATCACCTATGAGAATAAGTGGATTCAGGTGGCCGGCCCTGGCCTGGACGTCAAGCTCCCGTCGTTGGGGCCGGTGTCTTTCAGGCTGCGTGGCCGGTATGCCATGGATGAGTTCGATTCTGGCGACTCGCCGTACTTCGCGGGTATGCGCGACCGGGATTCCAGCTTCTGGGTCGGCGGTGCCGCCATCTGGCGCAGCGGCATTGCCAACCTGTCTGCCGAAGTGCTGACCGATGCCATGAGCAACAGCAAGGGAACGCGGGCGACGCTGCAGATCGATCGGCGTTTCACCGCAGGCCCGATCGGTTTGACACCGCGGCTCGCGGCCGAGTGGGTGGACAGCAAGTACGTGGATTACTACTACGGCGTGAGGTCGGACGAAGCGCAAAGCTGGCGCCCGGCCTACAGCGGCAGTTCCTCGGTCAATACCGAAATCGGACTGCGCGTTGACTGGCAGCCTGTGCCCAAGCACACGGTGTTCCTCGATATGGGCGCCAAGCACATGGGCAGTTCGATCCGCAACAGCCCGCTGGTCGAAAAGAGCACGCAGTACGGCGTGGGACTCGGCTACCTGTATCGGTTCTGA
- a CDS encoding TolC family protein, with the protein MATLHDLTHRQGHPGPRLGACVMAAALCVGGCATQPPYATPHVDVPTAWANAKAGTPVGGAELREDWWTHLGDPAIDTLVASALIDNPTLAQAAARVDEARAGLGASRARRAPQLGGNGSLSRGKSQGQTGGAETINATTGSLGGSLAWELDLWGRARATEDAARSRLDARNADADDARLSLAAQIADGVVALRACNYSLAIRGQDIASRETELSLIRQRLAVGNVAPVEEASALSNLAAARTNRFSQEEACTTLVDALVALSGREAATVRQLAMQPPLVSPSGDSSQAAAISRPAGPAATASLAPSSRLDLQAIVHLQHGEARRLAMSSPSVPPSSDSSASVAVEHLDDPAAIVPIAPSSRLDLPATVLLQHPAVRSAERELAATYAEIGVARAERLPRVDLSALLTGQWIRALGSTVNFDTWSAGAAVSVPIFDAGLGAANVDVAEARYRAALATLADTLRTATRDVEDALAALSSAQQRVGTSRQATDAARIALQANEARYRAGAISLFELEGSRRQFNSAQESAISAASDRARSWVSLVRAAGNPPLSAAAPEPPVTRKTTDTPIARNESIRR; encoded by the coding sequence ATGGCGACGCTGCACGATCTGACGCATCGCCAAGGTCACCCTGGACCGCGGCTTGGGGCGTGCGTGATGGCCGCAGCGCTTTGCGTCGGTGGTTGCGCGACGCAGCCGCCTTATGCGACGCCACACGTCGATGTGCCGACGGCTTGGGCGAACGCCAAGGCAGGTACGCCAGTCGGTGGCGCCGAGTTGCGCGAGGACTGGTGGACGCATCTGGGCGATCCCGCCATCGACACCCTCGTCGCCTCGGCGTTGATCGACAACCCCACGCTTGCACAAGCAGCCGCACGTGTCGATGAAGCGCGTGCGGGGCTGGGAGCGAGCCGTGCCCGGCGCGCTCCCCAGCTTGGTGGCAACGGATCGCTGTCGCGCGGCAAGTCGCAGGGCCAGACGGGCGGCGCCGAGACAATCAACGCCACTACGGGTTCTTTGGGCGGCAGCCTTGCTTGGGAGCTTGATCTTTGGGGCCGTGCCCGTGCGACGGAAGACGCGGCCCGCAGCCGGCTCGACGCGCGCAACGCGGACGCCGATGACGCCCGGCTGTCCCTGGCCGCGCAGATCGCCGACGGCGTCGTGGCCCTGCGCGCCTGCAACTATTCCCTCGCGATTCGCGGCCAGGACATCGCCTCGCGTGAAACCGAGCTTTCGCTGATCCGTCAGCGCCTCGCGGTTGGCAATGTCGCGCCCGTGGAAGAAGCCAGCGCACTGAGCAATCTTGCCGCCGCGAGAACCAATCGCTTCAGCCAGGAAGAGGCCTGCACGACCCTGGTGGACGCGCTTGTCGCGCTTAGCGGCCGGGAGGCCGCGACGGTACGGCAGCTTGCGATGCAGCCGCCGCTTGTATCGCCCAGCGGTGACTCGTCGCAAGCCGCAGCCATCAGCCGCCCGGCTGGTCCCGCGGCCACCGCCTCCCTCGCGCCCTCGTCGCGCCTGGACCTTCAGGCCATTGTCCACCTCCAGCACGGCGAGGCTCGGCGCCTCGCGATGTCATCTCCCTCCGTGCCGCCCAGTAGTGATTCGTCGGCATCCGTTGCAGTCGAACATCTCGATGATCCCGCGGCCATCGTACCCATCGCGCCGTCATCCCGACTGGATCTGCCGGCAACCGTTCTTCTCCAGCATCCTGCGGTCCGGTCAGCCGAGCGGGAACTCGCCGCCACATATGCCGAGATCGGTGTTGCCCGTGCCGAGCGTCTGCCGCGTGTTGATCTGTCTGCGCTCCTGACGGGCCAGTGGATTCGCGCACTGGGGTCCACGGTCAATTTCGATACCTGGTCCGCCGGCGCCGCGGTGTCCGTGCCCATCTTCGATGCGGGGCTGGGGGCGGCCAACGTCGATGTCGCCGAAGCGCGGTATCGCGCGGCCCTGGCGACCTTGGCAGACACCCTGCGTACAGCGACCCGTGATGTCGAGGACGCTCTGGCTGCGCTGTCGTCGGCGCAGCAGCGCGTGGGCACGTCCCGACAGGCTACCGATGCAGCTCGCATTGCTTTGCAAGCCAACGAAGCCCGATATCGCGCCGGCGCCATCAGCCTGTTCGAGCTGGAAGGCTCGCGACGGCAGTTCAACAGCGCGCAAGAGAGCGCCATTTCGGCTGCTTCCGATCGCGCTCGATCCTGGGTTTCCCTCGTGCGCGCCGCAGGGAATCCGCCGCTGTCGGCGGCGGCACCGGAGCCGCCGGTGACCCGAAAGACGACCGATACCCCTATCGCCCGCAACGAAAGTATTCGCAGATGA
- a CDS encoding esterase/lipase family protein → MSRLRPPFHILLWVLLVALLPGCAVVSVSSISPKEYLAERRGDVLTTGRLSTAAQEVLRVVGIDDCRERQEACRQTLAQASGITEEQRQSALSELWLEAALAADQAPASSTRQAPALDAWLEAARHAWAYLFFTERRPGERAFEDRQTQVRDYYNYAVEQTVTRLFNARWRERVAATRNTGASVLHLGQWRLSSHVEGFARTQGAALPEALVTASSLRFSGLRNTYRRDGFGAPLVAVLPPLPTSPPVPYTEMRYPAITALITFEGRNLQEVLGTRRVDIRLYDPYRAKQIDTAGVQAPLAANFTAGYGLWLARSGFATQALRTLFGMSDGIVRPQIQLMQPYDPERGIVVMLHGLASSPEAWVNVANEVLGDETLRQHYQIWQVYYPTNAPLALNRHAIEQALTQTLAHFDPQGTARASRDMVLVGHSMGGVLSRLLVSDAGQAMWPLLPSGAKTRMASDPELQRDLTAYVEFQPMPQVTRAVFIAAPHRGTPFAENRLARHAANLVTLPLAMLEQAGDLTRRLARLSPQGQGSEPLHIPNSIDNLSDRDPFVRAAAQLQISPRVRYHSIIGRERPEDILAQSSDGVVPYASAHLEGALSERVITSWHSVQETAEAILEIRRILLEHLLSAAADLRCEGC, encoded by the coding sequence ATGAGTCGCCTCCGGCCCCCGTTTCACATACTGCTGTGGGTACTGCTCGTCGCGCTGCTGCCAGGCTGCGCGGTGGTGTCCGTTTCATCCATCTCACCCAAGGAGTACCTGGCTGAGCGACGTGGCGACGTGCTCACCACGGGCCGGCTGAGCACGGCCGCGCAGGAGGTGCTGCGCGTGGTCGGCATCGACGACTGCCGTGAACGCCAGGAGGCCTGCCGACAGACCCTGGCGCAGGCGAGCGGCATCACCGAGGAGCAGCGCCAGTCCGCGCTGTCCGAACTGTGGCTGGAAGCGGCACTCGCGGCCGACCAGGCGCCTGCCAGCTCGACCCGGCAAGCCCCGGCGCTGGACGCGTGGCTTGAAGCAGCGCGGCACGCCTGGGCCTACCTGTTTTTCACCGAGCGGCGCCCCGGAGAACGCGCGTTCGAGGACCGCCAGACCCAAGTGCGCGACTACTACAACTACGCCGTCGAGCAGACCGTGACACGCCTGTTCAACGCCCGCTGGCGCGAGCGGGTTGCCGCCACCCGCAACACCGGGGCTTCTGTCCTCCATCTTGGACAGTGGCGTCTAAGCAGCCACGTCGAGGGGTTTGCACGCACGCAGGGTGCGGCGCTGCCAGAGGCGCTGGTGACCGCTTCCTCGCTGCGCTTCTCCGGCCTGCGCAACACCTATCGGCGCGACGGCTTCGGCGCCCCGCTGGTGGCGGTCCTCCCGCCGCTACCAACCAGTCCCCCGGTGCCTTATACCGAGATGCGGTATCCCGCGATCACTGCGCTGATCACCTTCGAGGGCCGGAACCTGCAAGAGGTGCTGGGCACCCGCCGCGTGGATATTCGCCTCTACGATCCTTACCGCGCGAAGCAGATCGACACGGCCGGGGTACAGGCTCCGCTCGCGGCCAACTTCACTGCCGGTTATGGCCTTTGGCTCGCGCGCTCCGGCTTCGCCACACAAGCGCTGCGTACCCTGTTCGGCATGAGCGACGGCATCGTGCGGCCGCAAATCCAGTTGATGCAGCCCTATGACCCGGAACGGGGGATCGTCGTCATGCTGCACGGACTGGCGAGCAGCCCGGAAGCATGGGTCAATGTGGCCAACGAGGTGCTGGGCGACGAGACGCTGCGCCAGCACTATCAGATCTGGCAGGTCTATTACCCAACGAATGCCCCCCTGGCCCTGAACCGGCACGCCATCGAGCAGGCGCTGACACAGACACTGGCCCACTTCGACCCCCAGGGCACGGCCCGCGCCTCACGCGACATGGTGCTGGTCGGCCATAGCATGGGTGGCGTGTTGTCGCGGCTGTTGGTGTCCGATGCAGGCCAGGCAATGTGGCCGTTGTTACCGTCGGGAGCGAAAACGCGCATGGCATCGGACCCGGAACTCCAGCGCGATCTGACCGCATATGTGGAGTTTCAGCCGATGCCGCAGGTCACACGCGCCGTTTTTATTGCCGCACCGCACCGCGGCACGCCCTTCGCCGAGAACCGGCTGGCACGCCACGCCGCCAATCTCGTCACCTTGCCTCTGGCCATGTTGGAGCAGGCGGGCGATCTGACGAGACGGCTGGCCCGGCTTTCTCCCCAGGGTCAGGGCAGCGAACCGCTGCATATCCCGAACAGCATCGACAACCTGAGCGACCGCGATCCATTCGTGCGTGCGGCTGCGCAATTGCAGATCAGCCCGAGGGTGCGCTACCACTCGATCATTGGCCGCGAACGTCCCGAGGACATACTGGCGCAGTCCAGCGACGGCGTGGTGCCCTATGCCAGTGCGCACCTGGAGGGCGCGTTATCCGAGAGGGTCATCACGTCATGGCACAGCGTGCAGGAAACGGCAGAGGCGATATTGGAGATACGCCGCATCCTGCTGGAGCATCTCCTGTCGGCCGCAGCCGATCTCCGCTGCGAGGGCTGTTGA
- a CDS encoding efflux RND transporter permease subunit, with product MNFATWSIRNPIPSILLFALLALAGLWGFQKLPTQDLPDLDLPMVTVALSQPGAAPAQLETEVARKVEDALATLSGLNHLTTSVTDGLVSIQVQFVLEKNLSDALIETKNAVDGIRSDLPPDLLQPTVSASNSVGAPVLTYAIASSRLSEEQLSWFVDDTVAKTVLGVSGVGRFERLGGIEREVRIEVDPLRMSALGITAADVSRALRQVQQQSSGGRGQLGGEEQSVRTIATVRQASELAGLRISLSNGTSFRLDQIATIIDGQADPTHAALLDGKHVVGFSVYRARGFDEVRLAEGVREALAGLQQADPALSLTEISGSVGQTLEQYEGSMAMLYEGAILAMIVVWLFLRDWRATLIASTALPLSILPAFAAMAWLGFTLNTVTLLALAVVVGILVDDAIVEIENIERHRHMGKSIRKAAEDAVTEIALAVMATTMSLVVVFLPTAMMSGIGGLVFKQFGWTAVIAVLASLLVARLLTPMMAAYLLKPEPIPEKEDGRVMRWYMATARWCLKHRKTTLGGAVIFLAASLALVPFIETGFIPASDSGTTTVSIELPPASSMADTLAVAESARKAVSDVDGIAHVFATVGTAQSAGPGGTRAGEVRRASLTLTMGPHGDRPSQQVIEKAVRERLLNVAGARFAVGGGGPGEKLSIILASDNAEVLKASAEAVESELRDVKGLTGIASTASLERPEIIIRPDPERAAERGVTTAAIGDVVRVATSGDFDSQVARLNLDNRQVYIRARIPDAARQDIDTIGNMRVPGRDGPVPLASVASLSVESGPAQIDRHDRLRNVTISADLGGTALGTAQAAAANLPSIKSLPSSVKVVEAGDAEIVAELGAGFGMALVVGVLCIYCVLVLLFRDFLQPITILSAIPLSIGGAFLALLVTRSQLSVPSMIGLVMLMGIVTKNSILLVEYAVIGMRDRGLSVHDALLDACHKRARPIVMTTIAMIAGMLPIALGLGADSSFRRPMAMAVIGGLITSTALSLLVVPAVFLYVDKFEKWLASLGFFRHTERATAGEGALER from the coding sequence ATGAACTTCGCCACCTGGTCCATTCGCAATCCCATACCCTCGATCCTGCTGTTCGCGCTGCTGGCGCTCGCCGGATTGTGGGGATTCCAGAAGCTGCCCACGCAGGACTTGCCCGACCTCGATCTGCCGATGGTTACGGTAGCGTTGTCGCAGCCGGGGGCGGCCCCCGCTCAACTCGAAACGGAGGTCGCACGCAAGGTCGAGGACGCGCTCGCGACCTTGAGCGGGCTGAACCATCTGACCACATCAGTCACGGATGGCTTGGTGTCGATCCAGGTGCAATTCGTACTGGAAAAGAATCTGTCGGACGCGCTGATCGAGACCAAGAACGCGGTGGACGGCATTCGCTCCGACCTCCCGCCTGATCTGCTGCAACCGACGGTCAGCGCGTCCAACAGCGTCGGTGCTCCGGTGCTCACCTATGCCATCGCTTCCTCCCGTCTCAGCGAGGAGCAGCTTTCCTGGTTCGTGGACGATACAGTCGCCAAGACCGTGCTCGGCGTGTCCGGTGTTGGCCGGTTCGAGCGGCTTGGCGGCATCGAACGCGAGGTTCGGATCGAGGTCGATCCGCTGCGCATGTCTGCCCTTGGCATCACCGCGGCGGATGTCTCCCGAGCGTTGCGCCAGGTACAGCAGCAGTCCTCGGGTGGCCGCGGACAGCTCGGCGGCGAGGAGCAGTCGGTTCGCACGATCGCCACGGTTCGCCAAGCATCGGAGCTTGCGGGCCTGCGGATCTCGCTGTCGAACGGCACGAGCTTCAGGCTGGACCAGATCGCGACCATAATCGATGGTCAGGCTGATCCCACGCACGCGGCCTTGCTCGATGGCAAGCACGTGGTCGGCTTCAGCGTGTATCGCGCCAGGGGCTTTGACGAAGTGCGGCTGGCCGAGGGCGTTCGCGAGGCCCTGGCCGGCCTCCAGCAGGCCGATCCGGCGCTCAGCCTGACGGAGATTTCTGGGTCGGTCGGCCAGACGCTGGAGCAGTACGAAGGTTCGATGGCGATGCTGTACGAAGGCGCCATCCTGGCGATGATCGTCGTCTGGCTCTTCCTGCGCGACTGGCGCGCGACACTGATCGCCTCGACCGCGCTACCGCTGTCCATCCTGCCCGCGTTCGCGGCCATGGCCTGGCTGGGCTTCACGCTCAACACCGTCACGCTGCTGGCGCTTGCGGTGGTCGTGGGCATCCTGGTCGATGACGCCATCGTCGAGATCGAGAACATCGAGCGCCACCGGCACATGGGCAAATCGATCCGGAAGGCAGCAGAGGATGCCGTGACCGAGATCGCCCTGGCCGTCATGGCGACCACCATGAGCTTGGTGGTCGTCTTCCTGCCGACCGCCATGATGAGCGGCATTGGCGGCTTGGTCTTCAAGCAGTTCGGCTGGACCGCCGTGATCGCCGTGCTCGCGTCGCTGCTCGTCGCGCGCTTGCTCACGCCAATGATGGCAGCCTACCTGCTCAAGCCCGAGCCGATTCCCGAGAAAGAAGATGGCCGGGTCATGCGCTGGTACATGGCAACGGCGCGCTGGTGCCTGAAGCACCGCAAGACCACCTTGGGCGGCGCGGTCATCTTTCTGGCCGCTTCGCTCGCCCTTGTACCCTTCATCGAGACGGGCTTCATCCCGGCCTCCGACAGTGGCACGACGACCGTGAGCATCGAGTTGCCGCCGGCCAGTTCGATGGCGGACACATTGGCGGTTGCCGAGTCTGCGCGCAAGGCCGTCAGCGATGTGGATGGCATCGCCCACGTCTTCGCCACGGTGGGCACTGCGCAGAGTGCCGGGCCAGGAGGCACGCGTGCTGGCGAGGTTCGGCGGGCGTCGCTCACGCTCACGATGGGGCCGCATGGCGATCGGCCATCGCAGCAGGTCATTGAGAAAGCTGTGCGAGAGCGCCTGCTCAACGTTGCAGGCGCGCGCTTCGCTGTTGGTGGTGGAGGGCCGGGGGAGAAACTTTCGATCATCCTCGCCAGCGACAATGCCGAGGTGCTCAAGGCGAGCGCAGAGGCAGTGGAATCCGAACTGCGCGACGTCAAGGGCCTCACGGGCATCGCCTCCACCGCAAGCCTGGAACGTCCCGAGATCATCATCCGCCCCGACCCGGAACGCGCGGCCGAGCGTGGCGTGACGACCGCAGCGATCGGCGACGTGGTACGGGTGGCGACGAGCGGCGATTTCGATTCGCAGGTCGCGCGCCTGAACCTGGACAACCGGCAGGTCTATATCCGTGCGCGCATTCCCGATGCAGCACGGCAGGACATTGACACGATCGGCAACATGCGCGTACCGGGCCGCGACGGGCCGGTGCCGCTTGCCAGCGTTGCCAGTCTGTCCGTGGAGAGTGGTCCTGCGCAGATCGACCGCCACGACCGCCTTCGCAACGTCACCATTTCGGCTGACCTGGGGGGCACCGCACTTGGAACGGCGCAAGCAGCAGCCGCCAACCTGCCTTCGATTAAGTCCCTGCCATCCAGCGTGAAGGTGGTCGAGGCCGGCGATGCAGAGATCGTTGCCGAACTCGGCGCGGGCTTCGGTATGGCGCTCGTGGTTGGTGTCCTGTGCATCTACTGCGTGCTGGTGCTGCTGTTTAGGGACTTTCTTCAGCCGATCACCATTCTCTCGGCCATACCGCTGTCCATCGGCGGCGCGTTTCTCGCGCTGCTGGTCACGCGCAGCCAGTTGAGCGTGCCTTCAATGATCGGGCTGGTCATGCTGATGGGGATCGTCACTAAGAACTCCATTCTGCTCGTCGAGTACGCGGTCATCGGCATGCGCGATCGCGGCTTGTCTGTTCACGATGCCTTGCTGGACGCGTGCCACAAGCGAGCGCGCCCCATCGTGATGACCACCATCGCGATGATCGCCGGCATGTTGCCCATCGCGCTGGGGCTTGGCGCGGATTCGAGCTTCCGCCGGCCCATGGCCATGGCGGTGATCGGCGGCCTGATCACATCGACCGCATTGAGCTTGCTCGTCGTGCCTGCCGTGTTCCTGTACGTGGACAAGTTCGAGAAATGGCTGGCATCGCTCGGATTCTTTCGACACACCGAGCGCGCCACCGCCGGCGAGGGGGCGCTTGAACGATGA
- a CDS encoding TetR/AcrR family transcriptional regulator: MTQKNPGLRERHKESTRRELSNLGLALFLKQGFTHTTIEQIVDPLGIARRTFFRYFKTKEDLVFAWHEEKTVQLADELRGRPAEERPLDAVCETLGTVLKLYDANPDMAFALVRLLKEAPPLLAKECEKRMEREVVLAAVLVERYGERGLSLLEARIIVGAATSAWTAALDEWYADGGQANLRPIMARAFSLVREL; encoded by the coding sequence ATGACACAGAAAAACCCTGGCCTTCGCGAAAGACACAAGGAGAGCACCCGCAGGGAGTTGTCCAACCTCGGGCTCGCGCTGTTTCTGAAGCAAGGCTTCACCCACACCACCATCGAGCAGATCGTCGACCCTCTGGGCATCGCGCGGCGCACCTTCTTTCGCTACTTCAAGACCAAAGAGGATCTGGTCTTTGCCTGGCATGAAGAAAAGACCGTTCAGTTGGCCGACGAGTTGAGGGGCAGGCCCGCCGAGGAGCGCCCCTTGGATGCGGTCTGCGAAACGCTGGGGACGGTGCTCAAACTCTATGACGCCAATCCCGACATGGCTTTTGCTCTGGTGCGCCTCCTGAAGGAAGCACCGCCCTTGCTCGCGAAGGAGTGCGAGAAGCGGATGGAGCGAGAAGTGGTGCTTGCCGCCGTGCTGGTGGAGCGATACGGCGAACGGGGCCTGAGCCTGCTGGAGGCGCGCATCATCGTGGGCGCGGCGACGTCAGCATGGACGGCCGCCCTGGATGAATGGTACGCCGACGGTGGGCAGGCAAATCTGCGGCCGATCATGGCAAGAGCGTTCTCACTGGTGCGCGAGCTGTGA
- a CDS encoding 4Fe-4S dicluster domain-containing protein yields MEKTPKAAAEPCKHPPGKFVPVIDRNRCEGKGDCISACPKDVFVLGVLPKSDRDGLSWIGKVKGFAHGWKQAFMPNASACEACGLCVTACPERAIKLERA; encoded by the coding sequence ATGGAAAAAACACCGAAAGCCGCGGCTGAGCCGTGTAAGCATCCGCCTGGCAAGTTTGTGCCGGTCATCGATCGCAACCGCTGCGAGGGAAAAGGCGACTGCATCAGCGCCTGTCCGAAAGACGTGTTCGTGCTCGGTGTCCTTCCCAAGTCCGATCGAGACGGCCTCTCCTGGATTGGCAAGGTGAAGGGCTTTGCCCACGGTTGGAAGCAGGCCTTCATGCCGAATGCCAGTGCATGTGAGGCATGTGGCCTATGCGTCACTGCCTGCCCAGAGCGTGCAATCAAACTTGAGCGAGCTTGA